A stretch of the Actinoalloteichus fjordicus genome encodes the following:
- a CDS encoding cytochrome P450 family protein produces MRFRPPGTRGDATPVLERPELRRLFRQALSSQAADAQRQHAAEAAQRFLSRLRRQGPPMDLHTAIALPLPFEMSGRALLGDLSPRLRRRLHADALIGLNGAAYSRDDIETAWLDYHRSFTDWYANPVHLTGDHLMARFQRAAEGMLSPHELAEIAGMLWAAGHESTVGFLTNASLALLSHPDVWNELRDRPELIPQSVDELLRYTPLATGGAPRRAVEDADIAGLCLARGDCAVFSYLFFVGQGEADDARLPCGGKDPARDAGDAVGECSSGIARPDDSRQPITDPASGRSAAPSLTRRHPLPHPAPQPSGLPTRARHHESAAPSGPANT; encoded by the coding sequence GTGCGGTTCCGACCACCGGGCACCCGAGGTGACGCCACACCCGTGCTGGAGCGGCCGGAGCTGCGCAGGCTGTTCCGACAGGCGTTGAGTTCGCAGGCCGCCGACGCCCAGCGACAGCATGCCGCCGAGGCCGCACAACGGTTCCTGAGCCGCCTGCGCCGCCAGGGTCCGCCCATGGACCTGCACACCGCCATCGCACTTCCGCTGCCGTTCGAGATGAGCGGCCGCGCGCTGCTGGGCGATCTCTCACCACGGCTGCGGCGCAGGCTCCACGCCGACGCCCTCATCGGCCTCAACGGCGCCGCCTACTCGCGTGACGACATCGAGACGGCCTGGCTCGACTACCACCGGTCGTTCACCGACTGGTACGCCAACCCTGTGCACCTGACCGGCGATCACCTCATGGCCCGGTTCCAGCGCGCTGCCGAGGGCATGCTCTCCCCGCACGAGCTGGCCGAGATCGCGGGGATGCTGTGGGCCGCCGGTCACGAGAGCACAGTCGGCTTCCTCACCAATGCCTCCCTGGCTCTGCTGTCCCATCCGGACGTCTGGAACGAACTCCGCGACCGGCCGGAGCTGATCCCCCAGTCCGTCGACGAACTGCTGCGCTACACGCCGCTGGCCACCGGCGGCGCCCCGCGTCGCGCCGTCGAGGACGCGGACATCGCCGGGCTGTGCCTGGCCCGAGGGGACTGCGCCGTGTTCTCGTATCTATTCTTCGTCGGCCAAGGCGAGGCCGACGATGCTCGTCTCCCGTGCGGCGGAAAGGACCCCGCGCGGGACGCAGGCGACGCCGTCGGCGAATGCTCGTCCGGGATCGCGCGCCCCGACGACAGCCGACAGCCGATCACAGACCCGGCATCAGGACGATCCGCCGCCCCGAGTCTTACCCGTCGGCACCCGCTTCCACACCCCGCACCGCAGCCGTCGGGCCTCCCGACGCGAGCCCGGCACCACGAGTCAGCAGCACCCAGCGGCCCGGCGAACACCTGA